One genomic segment of Dysosmobacter sp. Marseille-Q4140 includes these proteins:
- a CDS encoding M56 family metallopeptidase yields MREILLTSSLLILVLIALRYLLRGRIRPRVQYALWLLAAVRLLVPLSLPGTGLSVLNALPPEGPDTTVYVSSHGITTSAPAPETGTTADNQEVAIYYDGSGIRHFYPVGEAPPAGTDYTTVPAEQIFDLGAVLRTVWLCGAAVMAFWFLTVNLAFSARARKGARRLEGAESPVPVYVSAAVPSPCLLGLVRQRIYVTPACEADPVRLRHVLAHELTHRRQGDPWWSLVRAACLCLYWFDPLVWWAAALSRRDCELACDEGAIRRLGEAERIAYGRTLVGLVAAGVSPGSLLQTATTMRSGKSGLKERVALIAQKPRMLAVTALCLVTVVAIAAAATFTGARADRSAAVELPELGISLVLPEGLTLEAYSDTLGYGGGYRFSPDVYSDFVDGTPPQWTAAGMAGVFPASWLTWEGETIREALPTWNHTDCGESESLSGLAAPAALLYAEHDLYTAAELGELELSGTDLSAVETTSAYWYVFLAQPGDDTGILLSLNAKNFTREDAVDFARSVEFPETEGPVLTAEERAAAVRAALAQVPEAYADQVVVEAPAEEGGTFRFAYYYAPDYDSDYGGWLFGVNRWDQADFERHLCAVDTSGVSCFAKDTDGYYYAVHFPTDVNFSPENAEDYQAVQSALMDWAEAAVLAVAGVEPFPEETVQAMRSQSYQFAGDHITATYYPYYAVNGSREITWSFILSQPVTQGEGGVWCVEQLWYDGEIPQRQVIRPDTDLPMADYYADLQSQADAGQADWAADPMEVCLRFAHSLEGGHLNAAAESFALSEVYSSAPYSANDQAAKDLTQVLQNFTGRLEVNLDYNSGGTWQTDALSVSTSDPTVRVLLNRLTGDGYSWVDTRWTWPITTDPWASEEEGDYFLTLHDPDELYMLRVFFGSPYVQYTDKGGSTIYQVTAVHGGGAAEAIRAWFDEQSDAPLTADVQAGMLMDAIRSNETLVMEMLRADGVGGGRYVTTPGGTANAQYTALHFSSPYAFNWSRAEEGLPSSPEPEASLILSSPDGRYAIQVWTGSDLVRCTDSGQTYWLRAESADAMSYGSIFDHLRFWYDEVELDVLRGDIVIPDTGQDHLAVAQAWVDAVQAVGLQVTPGSKYALTYVRNVVELDEEAMDSWYQPFMLETEHFYFHYYRIFVPENEASLSWNMAGNTENYTGAYGEAPEGAFMNRQMGPMYLSDDGWRCDGTGTGP; encoded by the coding sequence TCTGCTGCGGGGACGGATCCGCCCCCGGGTCCAGTACGCCCTGTGGCTGCTGGCGGCGGTGCGGCTGCTGGTGCCCCTGTCCCTGCCGGGAACGGGGCTCAGCGTGCTCAACGCCCTGCCGCCGGAGGGGCCGGACACCACGGTGTACGTCTCCTCTCACGGGATCACCACTTCCGCCCCGGCGCCGGAGACCGGGACCACCGCCGACAATCAGGAGGTCGCCATCTACTATGACGGCTCCGGCATCCGCCACTTCTATCCGGTGGGGGAGGCCCCGCCGGCGGGCACGGACTACACCACCGTCCCGGCGGAGCAGATCTTCGATCTGGGCGCGGTGCTGCGGACCGTGTGGCTCTGCGGCGCCGCGGTGATGGCGTTCTGGTTCCTGACCGTGAACCTGGCCTTCTCCGCCCGGGCCCGGAAGGGCGCCCGGCGTCTGGAGGGGGCGGAGAGCCCGGTGCCGGTGTACGTGTCGGCGGCGGTGCCCTCTCCCTGCCTGCTGGGCCTTGTCCGACAGCGGATCTACGTGACGCCGGCCTGTGAAGCGGACCCAGTACGGCTGCGGCACGTCCTGGCCCACGAGCTGACCCACCGCCGCCAGGGGGATCCCTGGTGGTCTCTGGTCCGGGCAGCGTGTCTGTGCCTGTATTGGTTCGACCCCCTGGTGTGGTGGGCGGCGGCGCTGTCCCGGCGGGACTGTGAGCTTGCCTGCGACGAGGGGGCCATCCGCCGCCTGGGCGAGGCGGAGCGCATCGCCTACGGCCGGACACTGGTGGGGCTGGTGGCCGCCGGAGTGTCTCCAGGGAGCCTTCTCCAGACCGCCACCACCATGCGCAGCGGCAAGAGCGGATTGAAAGAGCGCGTCGCCCTGATCGCCCAAAAGCCCCGGATGCTGGCGGTGACGGCACTGTGCCTGGTGACCGTGGTGGCCATCGCCGCGGCAGCTACCTTTACCGGCGCCCGGGCCGACCGCTCCGCCGCCGTGGAGCTGCCGGAGCTGGGCATCTCCCTGGTGCTGCCGGAGGGGCTGACGCTGGAGGCGTACAGCGACACTCTGGGCTACGGCGGCGGATACCGGTTCTCCCCCGACGTCTATTCCGACTTTGTGGACGGCACGCCGCCCCAGTGGACCGCCGCCGGCATGGCGGGCGTCTTTCCCGCCAGCTGGCTCACCTGGGAAGGGGAGACCATCCGGGAGGCCCTGCCCACCTGGAACCACACCGACTGCGGAGAGTCGGAGTCCCTGTCCGGCCTGGCCGCCCCGGCGGCGCTGCTGTACGCGGAGCACGACCTCTACACCGCCGCGGAACTGGGCGAGCTGGAGCTCTCCGGCACAGACCTATCCGCGGTGGAGACGACCTCCGCCTACTGGTACGTCTTTCTGGCCCAGCCCGGCGATGACACCGGCATCCTGCTGAGCCTCAACGCCAAAAACTTTACCCGGGAGGATGCCGTGGACTTTGCCCGGTCCGTGGAATTTCCGGAGACGGAGGGCCCCGTCCTGACGGCGGAGGAGCGGGCCGCGGCCGTGCGGGCGGCACTTGCCCAAGTGCCGGAGGCATACGCGGACCAGGTGGTCGTGGAGGCCCCGGCGGAGGAGGGCGGGACATTCCGCTTCGCCTACTACTACGCCCCGGACTACGACAGCGACTACGGCGGCTGGCTGTTCGGGGTCAACCGCTGGGACCAGGCGGATTTTGAGCGGCATCTGTGCGCCGTGGACACCAGCGGCGTCTCCTGCTTTGCTAAAGACACCGACGGGTACTATTACGCCGTCCACTTCCCCACGGATGTCAACTTCTCCCCGGAAAACGCTGAGGATTACCAGGCCGTCCAGTCCGCCCTGATGGACTGGGCGGAGGCGGCGGTGCTGGCCGTGGCGGGCGTGGAGCCCTTCCCGGAGGAGACCGTCCAGGCCATGCGCAGCCAGTCCTATCAGTTTGCTGGCGACCACATCACCGCCACCTACTACCCCTACTACGCGGTCAACGGCAGCCGGGAGATCACCTGGTCCTTCATCCTCTCTCAGCCGGTCACCCAGGGAGAGGGCGGCGTCTGGTGCGTGGAGCAGCTGTGGTACGACGGAGAAATTCCCCAGCGCCAGGTGATCCGGCCCGACACGGACCTGCCCATGGCGGACTACTACGCCGACCTCCAGTCCCAGGCGGACGCGGGACAGGCGGATTGGGCCGCCGATCCCATGGAGGTGTGCCTGCGCTTTGCCCACTCCCTGGAGGGCGGCCATCTGAACGCCGCGGCAGAGAGCTTTGCACTCAGCGAGGTCTACTCCTCCGCCCCATACAGCGCCAACGACCAGGCCGCCAAGGACCTGACGCAGGTGCTCCAGAACTTCACCGGGCGGCTGGAGGTGAACCTGGACTACAACAGCGGCGGCACCTGGCAGACGGACGCCCTGTCCGTCTCCACCTCGGACCCGACGGTCCGGGTCCTGCTGAACAGGCTCACCGGCGACGGGTACAGCTGGGTGGACACCCGCTGGACCTGGCCCATCACCACGGACCCCTGGGCCTCAGAGGAGGAGGGGGACTACTTCCTCACCCTCCACGACCCCGACGAGCTCTATATGCTCCGGGTGTTCTTCGGCAGCCCCTACGTGCAGTATACCGACAAGGGCGGCAGCACCATCTATCAGGTGACCGCTGTCCACGGCGGCGGGGCCGCAGAGGCCATCCGGGCCTGGTTCGATGAGCAGTCGGACGCACCGCTCACCGCCGACGTCCAGGCCGGGATGCTGATGGACGCCATCCGCAGCAATGAGACGCTGGTCATGGAGATGCTCCGGGCCGACGGCGTGGGCGGCGGACGGTATGTGACCACGCCCGGGGGCACCGCCAACGCCCAGTACACCGCCCTCCATTTCTCCTCCCCCTACGCCTTCAACTGGTCCCGGGCGGAGGAAGGCCTGCCGTCCTCTCCGGAGCCGGAGGCCTCCCTGATCCTCTCCTCCCCGGATGGTCGGTACGCCATCCAGGTCTGGACCGGCAGCGACCTGGTCCGCTGCACCGACAGCGGCCAGACTTACTGGCTCCGGGCGGAGAGCGCGGACGCGATGTCCTATGGCAGCATCTTCGACCACCTGCGGTTCTGGTACGACGAGGTGGAGCTGGATGTCCTCCGGGGCGACATCGTGATCCCGGACACCGGGCAGGACCACCTGGCCGTCGCCCAGGCCTGGGTGGACGCGGTGCAGGCAGTCGGTCTCCAGGTGACGCCGGGCAGCAAGTACGCCCTGACCTACGTGCGCAATGTGGTGGAGCTGGACGAGGAGGCCATGGACAGCTGGTACCAGCCCTTTATGCTGGAGACGGAGCACTTCTATTTCCACTACTACCGCATCTTTGTGCCGGAAAACGAGGCGTCCCTCAGCTGGAACATGGCCGGGAACACCGAAAACTATACCGGCGCCTACGGCGAGGCCCCGGAGGGAGCCTTCATGAACCGGCAGATGGGACCCATGTACCTCTCCGATGACGGCTGGCGCTGCGACGGCACCGGGACGGGGCCGTAA
- a CDS encoding ribokinase — MEIVNFGSMNLDYVYTVPDFVRPGETLAVESRAVYCGGKGLNQSVAAARAGAAVRHAGMLGAGGEALRAVLERSGADTTLLADCPLPQGHTVIQVSGTGENCILLCRGSNGAVTAGYIRQVLDRLPAPAYVLTQNETSGLADLLALAAARGHRVCLNASPVDEALLQADLGGLAWLLINRLEGAQLTGAEEPRAILDALEARYPAMGVVLTLGREGAWCRSGGRRLFQPSFPARAVDTTGAGDTFTGYFLAMLAREKPLEEALAMAAMAAAIAVTRPGAEPSIPREAEVRARLAQVR, encoded by the coding sequence ATGGAGATCGTCAATTTCGGGTCCATGAACCTGGACTATGTGTATACCGTGCCGGACTTCGTCCGCCCCGGGGAGACCCTGGCCGTGGAGAGCCGGGCCGTCTACTGCGGCGGAAAGGGCCTCAACCAGTCCGTGGCCGCCGCCCGGGCCGGGGCGGCGGTCCGCCACGCCGGGATGCTGGGCGCAGGCGGGGAGGCGCTGCGGGCGGTGCTGGAGCGCAGCGGCGCGGACACCACCCTGCTGGCGGACTGTCCCCTGCCCCAGGGCCACACGGTGATCCAGGTCTCCGGGACCGGGGAGAACTGCATCCTGCTCTGCCGGGGCTCCAACGGCGCCGTCACCGCCGGATACATCCGGCAGGTCCTGGACCGGCTCCCCGCCCCGGCCTATGTGCTGACCCAGAACGAGACGTCGGGCCTCGCCGACCTGCTGGCCCTGGCGGCGGCGCGGGGCCACCGGGTGTGCCTCAACGCCTCCCCGGTGGACGAGGCCCTGCTGCAAGCGGACCTCGGCGGCCTTGCCTGGCTGCTCATCAACCGGCTGGAGGGTGCCCAGCTCACCGGGGCGGAGGAGCCCCGGGCCATTCTGGACGCGCTGGAAGCCCGCTACCCGGCCATGGGCGTGGTGCTGACCCTGGGCCGGGAGGGCGCATGGTGCCGCAGCGGCGGGCGGCGGCTGTTCCAGCCCAGCTTCCCGGCCCGGGCGGTGGACACCACCGGCGCCGGTGACACCTTCACCGGGTACTTCCTGGCCATGCTGGCCCGGGAGAAACCCCTGGAGGAGGCCCTGGCCATGGCGGCCATGGCCGCCGCCATCGCCGTGACCCGACCCGGGGCGGAGCCCTCCATCCCCCGGGAGGCGGAGGTCCGCGCCCGCCTGGCGCAGGTCCGGTGA
- a CDS encoding metallopeptidase family protein — MILTIDQVNDALDEMAEGFPQVLFEELNGGVNLLEEALPDPQFPEGEMYILGEYCEDVLGRYINLYYGSFAALAERENWDRDTWADELYTTLSHELTHHMESRGGLHALDDRDAEELAQWRAEYAAREGEAP, encoded by the coding sequence ATGATCCTGACCATCGACCAGGTCAACGACGCGCTGGACGAGATGGCGGAGGGCTTTCCGCAGGTGCTCTTTGAGGAGCTCAACGGCGGGGTGAACCTGCTGGAGGAGGCCCTGCCGGATCCCCAGTTCCCGGAGGGGGAGATGTATATTCTGGGGGAGTACTGCGAGGATGTGCTGGGCCGGTATATCAATCTGTACTACGGCTCCTTTGCCGCCCTGGCGGAGCGGGAGAACTGGGACCGGGACACCTGGGCCGATGAGCTCTACACCACCCTTTCCCACGAGCTGACCCACCATATGGAGAGCCGGGGCGGCCTCCACGCCCTGGATGATCGGGACGCCGAGGAGTTGGCCCAGTGGCGGGCGGAGTACGCCGCCCGGGAGGGCGAAGCGCCCTGA
- a CDS encoding RNA-binding transcriptional accessory protein has protein sequence MDPIIQQIASELNKRPDHVENVVRLLDEGNTIPFIARYRKELHGAMDDTALRTLEERLQYLRGLEERKETVKKAIADQGKLTEDLSAAISAAATLAEVEDLYRPYKQKRRTRATIAREKGLEPLAALLFAQGPDCPDPLTEAAKYIDPEKGVETAEEALAGASDIVAERLSDDAALRGRLRELVRRNGRLRSEAATEEDTVYRLYYDFSQPISRLQGHQVLAINRGEREEKLKVALELDRELGLRAVRRHAVVPGSAAMDFVKAAAEDAWDRLIFPSLEREARADLTEAASEGAIGQFALNLRPLLMQPPVKGKVTMGLDPGYRMGCKVAVVDPTGKVLDTAVVYPTYGERQKQEAITTLGKLIRKDGVAHIAIGNGTASRETEQMAVELIHKMAAEGISVSYMIVSEAGASVYSASPLAAEEFPQFDVNLRSAVSIARRLQDPLAELVKIDPKAIGVGQYQHDCPQKRLDEALGAVVEDCVNAVGVDVNTASPSLLQRVAGLGPATAKNVAAYREENGPFTSRKQILKVPKLGPKAFEQCAGFLRVPESRNVLDNTAVHPESYAAAEKLLALTGHTLADVKAGALGDLRSQVKAYGEERAAEACGVGVPTLMDVTAELMKPGRDVREDLPKPILRTDVLEMKDLKPGMELTGTVRNVIDFGVFVDIGVHQDGLVHISQVADKFIRHPSEVVSVGDVVKVVVLDVDEKKKRISLSMRQAKS, from the coding sequence ATGGACCCCATCATTCAACAGATCGCATCGGAACTGAACAAGCGGCCGGACCACGTGGAGAACGTGGTCCGGCTTTTGGACGAGGGCAACACCATCCCCTTCATCGCCCGCTACCGCAAGGAGCTCCACGGCGCCATGGACGACACTGCCCTGCGGACATTGGAAGAGCGCCTCCAGTACCTGCGGGGCCTGGAGGAGCGGAAGGAGACCGTGAAAAAGGCCATCGCCGACCAGGGCAAGCTGACGGAGGACCTCTCCGCCGCCATCTCCGCCGCCGCCACATTGGCGGAGGTGGAGGACCTGTACCGGCCCTACAAGCAAAAGCGCCGGACCCGGGCCACCATTGCCCGGGAAAAGGGGCTGGAGCCCCTGGCGGCGCTGCTCTTCGCCCAGGGACCCGACTGCCCGGACCCTTTGACCGAGGCCGCCAAATACATCGACCCGGAAAAGGGCGTGGAGACGGCGGAGGAGGCCCTGGCCGGGGCGTCCGACATCGTGGCGGAACGCTTGAGCGACGACGCCGCCCTCCGGGGCAGGCTCCGGGAGCTGGTGCGGAGGAACGGACGCCTGCGCAGCGAGGCCGCCACGGAGGAGGACACCGTCTACCGCCTGTACTACGACTTCTCCCAGCCCATCTCCCGGCTCCAGGGCCACCAGGTCCTGGCTATCAACCGGGGTGAGCGGGAGGAAAAGCTGAAGGTCGCCCTGGAACTGGACCGGGAGCTGGGCCTCCGGGCCGTCCGGCGCCACGCGGTGGTGCCCGGCAGCGCCGCCATGGACTTCGTCAAGGCCGCGGCGGAGGACGCCTGGGACCGTCTGATCTTCCCCTCGTTGGAGCGGGAGGCCCGGGCGGATCTGACGGAAGCCGCCAGCGAGGGCGCCATCGGCCAGTTCGCCCTGAACCTGCGGCCCCTTCTGATGCAGCCCCCCGTCAAGGGCAAGGTCACCATGGGCCTGGACCCGGGCTACCGCATGGGCTGCAAGGTGGCGGTGGTGGACCCCACCGGCAAGGTGCTGGACACCGCCGTGGTCTATCCCACCTACGGTGAGCGGCAGAAGCAGGAGGCCATCACGACCCTGGGCAAGCTGATCCGCAAGGACGGCGTGGCGCACATCGCCATCGGCAACGGCACCGCCAGCCGGGAGACGGAGCAGATGGCGGTGGAGCTGATCCATAAAATGGCCGCCGAGGGCATCTCCGTCAGCTATATGATCGTCTCCGAGGCCGGGGCCAGCGTCTACTCCGCCAGCCCCCTGGCGGCGGAGGAATTCCCCCAGTTCGACGTGAACCTCCGCTCCGCCGTGTCCATCGCCCGGCGGCTCCAGGACCCCCTGGCGGAGCTGGTGAAGATCGACCCCAAGGCCATCGGCGTGGGCCAGTACCAGCACGACTGCCCCCAAAAGCGCCTGGACGAGGCCTTGGGCGCCGTGGTGGAGGACTGCGTCAACGCCGTGGGCGTGGACGTGAACACCGCCTCTCCCTCTCTTTTGCAGCGGGTGGCGGGCCTGGGACCCGCCACGGCCAAGAACGTGGCCGCCTACCGGGAGGAAAACGGCCCCTTCACCTCCCGCAAACAGATCTTGAAGGTGCCCAAGCTGGGCCCCAAGGCCTTTGAGCAGTGCGCGGGCTTTCTGCGGGTGCCGGAGAGCCGAAACGTCCTGGACAACACCGCCGTCCACCCGGAGAGCTACGCCGCGGCAGAAAAGCTGCTCGCCCTCACCGGCCACACCCTGGCCGACGTGAAAGCCGGTGCCCTGGGGGACCTGCGCTCCCAGGTGAAGGCCTACGGCGAGGAGCGGGCCGCGGAGGCGTGCGGCGTGGGCGTGCCCACGCTCATGGACGTGACGGCGGAGCTGATGAAGCCCGGCCGGGACGTCCGGGAGGATCTGCCCAAGCCCATCCTCCGCACCGACGTGCTGGAGATGAAGGACTTAAAGCCCGGCATGGAGCTGACCGGCACCGTCCGCAACGTCATCGACTTCGGCGTGTTCGTGGACATCGGCGTCCATCAGGACGGCCTGGTCCACATCTCCCAGGTGGCGGACAAATTCATCCGGCACCCGTCGGAGGTGGTCTCCGTGGGCGATGTGGTGAAGGTGGTCGTGCTGGACGTGGACGAGAAGAAAAAGCGCATCAGCCTCAGTATGCGCCAGGCCAAGAGCTGA
- a CDS encoding DUF1846 domain-containing protein translates to MAAIGFDNQQYLKTQSEQIRRRIAQFGGKLYLEFGGKLFDDYHASRVLPGFEPDSKVRMLQQLREDVEIVIAINAADIEKNKVRGDLGITYDEDVLRLIDSFRGMDLYVGSVVLTRYSGQGAADAFLRRLTALGIRCYRHYPIAGYPSDVAHIVSDEGLGKNDYVETSRPLVVVTAPGPGSGKMATCLSQLYHDYKRGISSGYAKFETFPIWNLPLKHPVNLAYEAATADLDDVNMIDPFHLEAYGKTAVNYNRDVEIFPVLSAIFKKIQGQSPYQSPTDMGVNMAGNCIVDDAVCCAASRMEILRRYYTAGVEHVQGKCEENTVRKLELVMQQAGVTSEICPAVSAALTKAEATGGPAGAMVLPDGRVVTGRTSDTLGAASAMLLNALKALGGIADHFELISSQVLEPVCRLKTEYLGHKNPRLHTDEVLMALTISALTNPLAELAQQQLPKLRGCDAHFTVILSEVDETLLKRLGINVSCEPRYETKKLYHR, encoded by the coding sequence ATGGCAGCCATTGGGTTTGACAATCAGCAATATCTCAAAACGCAGTCGGAGCAGATCCGCAGGCGGATCGCCCAGTTCGGCGGCAAGCTGTATCTGGAATTCGGCGGGAAGCTGTTCGACGATTACCATGCCTCCCGGGTCCTGCCGGGCTTTGAGCCGGACAGCAAGGTGCGGATGCTCCAGCAGCTGCGGGAGGACGTGGAGATCGTCATCGCCATCAACGCCGCGGACATCGAAAAGAACAAGGTCCGGGGAGACCTGGGAATCACCTACGATGAGGACGTGCTGCGGCTGATCGACAGCTTCCGGGGCATGGACCTGTACGTGGGCAGCGTGGTGCTGACCCGCTACAGCGGCCAGGGGGCGGCGGACGCCTTTTTGCGCCGCCTGACGGCCCTGGGCATCCGCTGCTACCGCCACTATCCCATCGCCGGATATCCTTCGGACGTGGCCCACATCGTCAGCGATGAGGGCCTGGGCAAGAACGACTACGTGGAAACCAGCCGGCCCCTGGTGGTGGTGACGGCCCCCGGCCCCGGCAGCGGCAAGATGGCCACGTGCCTGAGCCAGCTCTACCACGATTACAAGCGGGGCATTTCCTCCGGTTATGCCAAGTTTGAGACCTTCCCCATCTGGAACCTGCCCCTCAAGCACCCGGTGAACCTGGCCTACGAGGCCGCCACGGCGGACCTGGACGACGTGAACATGATCGACCCCTTCCACCTGGAGGCCTACGGCAAGACCGCCGTCAATTACAACCGGGACGTGGAGATCTTCCCGGTGCTCAGCGCCATCTTTAAAAAGATCCAGGGCCAGTCTCCCTACCAGTCTCCCACGGACATGGGCGTCAACATGGCCGGCAACTGCATCGTGGACGACGCGGTGTGCTGCGCCGCCTCCCGGATGGAGATTTTGCGCCGGTACTACACCGCCGGTGTGGAGCACGTCCAGGGCAAGTGCGAGGAGAACACCGTCCGCAAGCTGGAGCTGGTGATGCAGCAGGCGGGCGTGACGTCGGAGATCTGTCCCGCGGTGTCCGCCGCGCTGACCAAGGCCGAGGCCACCGGCGGCCCCGCCGGCGCCATGGTCCTGCCGGACGGACGGGTGGTCACCGGCCGCACCTCCGACACCCTGGGCGCCGCCTCCGCCATGCTGCTCAACGCCCTGAAGGCCCTGGGCGGCATTGCCGACCACTTCGAGCTGATCTCTTCCCAGGTGCTGGAGCCGGTGTGCCGGCTGAAAACGGAATACCTGGGCCACAAGAACCCCCGCCTCCACACCGACGAGGTGCTCATGGCCCTGACCATCTCCGCCCTGACCAATCCCCTGGCGGAGCTGGCCCAGCAGCAGCTGCCCAAGCTCCGGGGCTGCGACGCCCACTTCACCGTCATCCTCAGCGAGGTGGACGAGACCCTCTTGAAGCGGCTGGGCATCAACGTCAGCTGCGAGCCCCGGTACGAGACCAAGAAGCTGTATCACCGGTAA
- a CDS encoding adenylosuccinate synthase, producing MSNCAIVGINWGDEGKGRMVDLLTADYDVVVRYQGGGNAGHTVVNEFGKFALHLLPSGIFRPGVVNILGNGVALDCENLWKEISEITAQGVSITPENLKISDRASLLLPWHRDLDGLEEARLADKKYGSTKQGIAPFYSDKYQKKTVLAGELLYPDKLWDRLEGILEWKNLTLTKVYGAKPYTMDDLKAWVAEFGEKIKPFICDTGAFLRKANKDGKSILFEAQLGSLRDLDYGIYPMTTSSNPIAAYAPVGSGYPEAKIEKVVGVVKAYSSCVGEGPFTCEWFGEEAEKLREAGGEYGAKTGRPRRVGPIDIVATRYGIQCQGATDIALTKLDVLSYMDEIPICDQYELNGQVTDDFPFPTLLPDAKPVMKTMPGWKCDISGVRRWEDLPQAARDYVEYVEQAIGCRITYVSVGAEREAIIIR from the coding sequence ATGTCAAATTGCGCCATTGTTGGGATCAACTGGGGCGATGAGGGCAAGGGCCGCATGGTGGACCTGCTCACCGCCGACTATGATGTGGTGGTCCGGTATCAGGGCGGCGGCAACGCCGGCCACACCGTGGTCAACGAATTCGGGAAGTTTGCCCTTCACCTGCTGCCCTCCGGTATTTTCCGGCCCGGCGTGGTGAACATTCTGGGCAACGGCGTGGCGCTGGACTGCGAGAACCTGTGGAAGGAGATCTCCGAGATCACCGCCCAGGGCGTGTCCATTACGCCGGAGAATCTGAAAATCAGCGACCGGGCGTCGCTGCTGCTGCCCTGGCACCGGGATCTGGACGGTCTGGAGGAGGCCCGCCTGGCCGACAAGAAGTACGGCTCCACCAAGCAGGGCATCGCCCCCTTCTACTCCGACAAGTACCAGAAAAAGACCGTCCTGGCCGGTGAGCTGCTCTATCCCGACAAGCTCTGGGACCGGCTGGAGGGCATTCTGGAGTGGAAGAACCTGACCCTCACCAAGGTCTACGGCGCCAAGCCCTACACCATGGACGACCTCAAGGCCTGGGTGGCAGAGTTCGGCGAGAAGATCAAGCCCTTCATCTGCGACACCGGCGCCTTCTTGCGCAAGGCCAACAAGGACGGCAAGTCCATCCTCTTCGAGGCCCAGCTGGGCTCCCTGCGGGACCTGGATTACGGCATCTATCCCATGACCACCTCCTCCAACCCCATCGCCGCCTACGCCCCCGTTGGCTCCGGCTACCCGGAGGCCAAGATCGAGAAGGTCGTGGGCGTGGTGAAGGCCTACTCCTCCTGCGTGGGCGAGGGCCCCTTCACCTGCGAGTGGTTCGGCGAGGAGGCGGAGAAGCTCCGCGAGGCCGGCGGCGAGTACGGCGCCAAGACGGGCCGCCCCCGCCGGGTGGGCCCCATCGACATCGTGGCCACCCGGTACGGCATCCAGTGCCAGGGTGCCACCGACATCGCCCTGACCAAGCTGGACGTGCTCAGTTATATGGATGAAATCCCCATCTGCGATCAGTACGAGCTGAACGGACAGGTCACCGACGACTTCCCCTTCCCCACCCTGCTGCCCGACGCCAAGCCGGTGATGAAAACCATGCCCGGCTGGAAGTGCGACATCTCCGGCGTGCGCAGGTGGGAGGATCTGCCCCAGGCCGCCCGGGACTATGTGGAGTACGTGGAGCAGGCCATCGGATGCCGCATCACCTACGTGTCCGTGGGCGCGGAGCGGGAGGCCATCATCATCCGGTAA